A window from Leptothermofonsia sichuanensis E412 encodes these proteins:
- a CDS encoding PhoH family protein — translation MAEPLIIQLPSIESAIALAGEREENLKTLMQQTGARLVLRGQDLLISGTDNQIDLSSRLVRALEDFWSQGKPVTGVDILTARHALDTQRQSDLQDMQQDVLARTRRGEEIRAKTFRQRQYIQAVRSHDLTFCIGPAGTGKTFLAAVLAVQALLDNQYERLILTRPAVEAGEKLGFLPGDLQQKVNPYLRPLYDALYEFIDPEKIPGLMERGVIEVAPIAYMRGRTLNNSFVILDEAQNTTPAQMKMILTRLGFRSRMVVTGDLTQTDLPPNQPSGLAIAEKILHSVEGIAFCHLSKADVIRHPLVQRIVAAYEQHEKG, via the coding sequence ATGGCAGAACCTCTCATCATCCAGTTGCCCAGTATTGAGAGCGCGATCGCCCTCGCCGGTGAGCGGGAAGAGAACTTGAAAACCCTGATGCAGCAGACGGGTGCCCGTTTGGTATTGCGCGGGCAGGATCTGCTCATCAGTGGCACGGATAACCAGATTGATCTGAGCAGCCGTCTGGTGAGGGCACTGGAAGATTTCTGGAGTCAGGGCAAGCCCGTCACCGGAGTGGATATTCTGACCGCTCGCCATGCTCTGGATACGCAGCGCCAGAGTGATCTTCAGGACATGCAACAGGATGTGCTTGCCCGCACCCGCCGGGGGGAAGAAATTCGGGCGAAAACCTTCCGGCAGCGGCAGTATATTCAGGCCGTTCGCAGCCATGACCTCACTTTTTGCATTGGGCCTGCTGGTACAGGAAAGACCTTTCTGGCGGCTGTTTTAGCAGTCCAAGCACTGCTGGACAATCAGTATGAACGCCTGATTCTGACCCGCCCTGCCGTCGAAGCTGGGGAGAAGCTGGGCTTCTTGCCAGGGGACTTGCAGCAGAAAGTGAATCCCTACCTGCGCCCCCTCTACGATGCACTGTATGAGTTTATAGACCCGGAGAAGATTCCCGGTTTGATGGAGCGGGGGGTGATTGAGGTGGCACCCATTGCCTACATGCGGGGACGGACGCTGAACAATTCTTTCGTAATTCTGGATGAGGCACAGAATACCACCCCAGCTCAAATGAAAATGATCCTGACGCGGTTGGGGTTCCGCTCTCGCATGGTCGTCACCGGTGACCTGACGCAAACGGATTTGCCCCCGAACCAGCCCTCTGGGCTGGCGATCGCGGAGAAAATTTTGCACTCGGTTGAGGGGATTGCTTTCTGCCACCTGTCGAAAGCGGATGTAATCCGGCATCCGCTGGTCCAGCGGATTGTGGCAGCCTATGAGCAGCATGAGAAGGGCTGA
- a CDS encoding KH domain-containing protein, whose translation MPEFVTQPSSNMIAPDYAGLVRFLVEPFLETPESLRVDCEVSRSKAKIWVRLAFDGSDKGRVFGRGGRNIQAIRTVLEGVARSAGYAAHLDIYGGFPNSRDGDGHHDAPERSNSRRSGGRGTPRPRSRNHPA comes from the coding sequence ATGCCTGAATTCGTTACGCAACCATCCTCTAACATGATCGCTCCAGACTACGCCGGGTTAGTCAGGTTTCTTGTGGAACCGTTCCTGGAAACGCCAGAGTCCCTGAGGGTTGACTGTGAAGTTTCCCGGAGTAAAGCAAAAATCTGGGTACGGCTGGCGTTTGACGGGTCTGACAAGGGGCGTGTGTTTGGGCGGGGAGGCCGGAATATTCAGGCGATTCGAACGGTGCTTGAGGGGGTTGCCCGCTCAGCCGGGTATGCTGCCCACCTCGATATTTATGGCGGGTTTCCCAATTCACGGGACGGGGACGGTCACCATGACGCTCCGGAGCGCTCAAATTCCCGCCGCTCTGGTGGCAGAGGCACTCCCAGACCCCGATCGCGTAATCATCCTGCTTGA
- the rpsP gene encoding 30S ribosomal protein S16, with the protein MIKLRLKRYGKKREVSYRIVAMTSTSRRDGRPLEELGFYNPRTDETRLDVPAIVKRLKEGAQPTDTVRSILQKANVFEQVNA; encoded by the coding sequence ATGATCAAACTGCGATTAAAGCGATACGGCAAAAAGCGTGAAGTCAGCTACCGGATTGTGGCGATGACCAGTACCTCTCGTCGGGATGGGCGTCCCCTGGAGGAACTCGGCTTTTACAATCCCCGGACGGATGAGACCCGGTTGGATGTACCGGCGATCGTCAAGCGTCTGAAGGAAGGGGCACAACCCACCGATACCGTCCGTAGTATTTTGCAAAAAGCCAACGTTTTTGAACAGGTCAATGCCTGA
- a CDS encoding Uma2 family endonuclease codes for MTTLLPDLQPAEPFYPTGDGEPVAETFDHLYALIVVLEVLRQFLAGRQATVLGNQYLYYAQGFPRLRTAPDIMVIFDVPPGGRDSYKIWEEGQVPGVIFEMTSEETRYQDEGFKKTLYEQLGVQEYWQFDPKGEWIPEKLRGYRLRGETYEVITDFQCQPLQLRLVVEGKLIGFYRLDTGEKLLIPDELADALEQQTIARQQAEERAKRLAARLRELGEDPDTL; via the coding sequence ATGACAACACTCTTACCAGACCTTCAGCCTGCTGAGCCCTTTTATCCAACGGGCGATGGTGAACCTGTGGCAGAAACCTTTGACCATTTGTATGCTCTGATTGTTGTTCTGGAGGTATTGCGTCAGTTTTTGGCAGGCCGTCAGGCAACCGTATTGGGTAATCAGTATCTCTACTACGCCCAGGGGTTTCCGCGTTTGCGGACGGCTCCAGACATCATGGTGATTTTTGATGTCCCTCCGGGTGGGCGGGATAGCTACAAAATCTGGGAGGAGGGGCAGGTTCCTGGGGTCATCTTTGAGATGACTTCTGAAGAAACTCGATATCAGGATGAGGGCTTTAAGAAAACCCTGTACGAACAGTTAGGCGTTCAGGAATACTGGCAGTTTGATCCCAAAGGAGAATGGATACCCGAAAAGTTACGGGGCTATCGCCTGCGGGGGGAGACTTATGAAGTCATCACGGATTTTCAATGCCAACCCTTGCAGTTGCGGCTTGTGGTAGAGGGCAAGCTCATTGGGTTTTATCGTCTGGACACGGGGGAAAAGCTGTTAATTCCTGATGAACTTGCGGACGCCTTAGAGCAACAAACAATTGCCCGCCAACAGGCAGAAGAGCGGGCTAAACGACTGGCAGCGCGGTTGCGGGAATTGGGAGAAGATCCGGATACTCTTTGA
- the ffh gene encoding signal recognition particle protein — protein sequence MFEALSDRLESAWKKLRGQDKISESNIKEAVREVRRALLEADVNLQVVKNFVAEVEAKAQGAEVIAGVRPDQQFIEIVYNELVAVMGGENEPLAEADTKPTIILMAGLQGTGKTTATAKLALHLRKEKRSTMLVATDVYRPAAIDQLLTLGKQIDVPVFELGKDANPVEIARQGVEKAREEGINTVIIDTAGRLQIDQDMMAELARIKETVQPHEVLLVVDAMTGQEAANLTQTFHEQIGITGAILTKMDGDTRGGAALSVRQISGKPIKFIGVGEKVEALQPFYPDRMASRILGMGDVLTLVEKAREEVDLAEAEKMQEKILSAKFDFTDFMKQTRLLKTMGSLGGIMKMIPGMNKISDDQLQQGEAELKKAESMIGSMTIEERKNPDLLAGSPSRRRRVARGSGRSERDVSELVSKFQKMRNMMQQMGQGNFPGMPGMPGMGMPGMGGGNRMPQPGWRGYSSPNPGGKKKKKEKKKKGFGTL from the coding sequence ATGTTTGAAGCCCTTTCCGATCGCCTTGAATCTGCCTGGAAAAAACTGCGCGGTCAGGACAAAATTTCTGAATCGAATATTAAGGAAGCGGTGCGAGAAGTCCGCCGTGCCCTGCTGGAGGCAGACGTTAACCTCCAGGTAGTAAAAAACTTCGTGGCAGAGGTCGAAGCCAAAGCTCAAGGCGCAGAAGTAATTGCGGGGGTGCGACCCGATCAGCAGTTCATTGAAATTGTCTACAACGAACTGGTGGCTGTGATGGGGGGCGAAAATGAACCCCTGGCAGAAGCCGACACCAAACCCACGATTATCCTGATGGCAGGCTTGCAGGGGACCGGTAAAACGACTGCAACTGCCAAACTGGCACTCCACCTGCGGAAGGAAAAGCGCAGCACGATGTTAGTGGCAACGGATGTTTACCGACCGGCAGCGATCGACCAGTTGCTCACTCTGGGTAAACAAATCGATGTGCCGGTGTTTGAGTTGGGTAAGGATGCAAACCCGGTGGAAATTGCCCGTCAGGGGGTTGAGAAAGCCAGAGAAGAGGGCATTAACACCGTCATCATTGACACAGCCGGTCGTCTACAAATCGACCAGGATATGATGGCAGAACTTGCCCGCATCAAAGAAACGGTGCAGCCCCATGAAGTGCTGCTGGTTGTGGATGCCATGACGGGTCAGGAAGCGGCGAATCTGACCCAGACTTTCCATGAACAGATTGGGATTACAGGAGCCATCCTCACCAAGATGGATGGTGACACCCGTGGTGGGGCTGCCCTTTCCGTCAGGCAGATTTCGGGCAAGCCCATTAAATTCATTGGGGTGGGTGAAAAGGTCGAGGCTCTTCAGCCCTTCTACCCAGACCGGATGGCGTCTCGCATTTTGGGCATGGGGGATGTACTGACCCTGGTTGAAAAGGCACGGGAAGAGGTAGATTTGGCAGAAGCAGAGAAAATGCAGGAGAAAATTCTGTCTGCCAAGTTTGACTTTACGGATTTCATGAAGCAGACTCGACTGCTGAAGACGATGGGTTCTCTGGGTGGGATTATGAAAATGATTCCAGGCATGAACAAAATCAGTGACGACCAGCTTCAGCAGGGAGAAGCGGAACTGAAGAAAGCAGAGTCGATGATCGGCTCTATGACGATTGAGGAACGGAAGAATCCGGATTTGCTGGCAGGCTCACCCAGTCGGCGACGGCGAGTGGCACGGGGTTCAGGGCGATCGGAACGGGATGTGAGTGAGCTGGTCAGCAAGTTTCAGAAGATGCGGAACATGATGCAACAAATGGGGCAGGGCAATTTTCCAGGAATGCCCGGTATGCCCGGAATGGGAATGCCAGGAATGGGAGGGGGAAACCGGATGCCCCAACCCGGCTGGCGGGGGTATTCCAGCCCAAATCCCGGTGGGAAGAAGAAGAAAAAGGAAAAGAAGAAGAAAGGGTTTGGAACCCTTTAG
- a CDS encoding GAF domain-containing protein produces the protein MHTSESTAGVSLETPTAQSIQPPEKSSRNQLAGTQGLRKLAARFPEVAELQQLQALVEHTDWLNYFQRCSRLLVAVIEPTTLVLRYANDYFCRLVGVGGDRPSTENPGFLGEDLGNVLNHLLTEADNAAVQRLYRRHLLHLVLRDVYQVEPQDCRLLDEPVMLTLPSPVCTGPRHVECWFRSEQLTITRLNPELDEFADLGLPQMGVEQLERQLADPNQVRRLEQRLNLENYQVEGWLLLEGVDVTDREMMHRITQLLINQDSILQAEKFREVDGQLRSLFRARNSVILCIEGNQTRLFTGSVSEDLDHSTYSLDALQNSHFLQAVQTNQVLAVPDLAQDCHSEPGQKLLALGVRSLLLIPLVPQMPGRGAEGEGQVGERGEWRDGENPPSKIPHPKSKISNSSYPVVGVVALLSDRPHNFDALDCRHAEQLIPAFTAALTDAQRQLMQRRFITNIHPAVEWRFLQEAERRSLGLPPEPIVFTDVYPLYGISDIRGSSDERNRAIQADLLEQFRLGLAVVDAACAAQEVALGQQLRLDLLEQIQRLQESVTVDAEVSGIRYLRDNLESYFDYFSSCGEAAVAAINAYRSACDNEHQCVYQARTSYDEMIGKINSLLRETWERWQVKMQQITPHYCDLESTDGIDHMIYAGKSIDPQFSTFQLRSLRYEQLRAVCECARAAMGLQERYNTSMQVTHLVLVQDLTVDIFHDETTERLFDVRGTRDTRYEIVKKRIDKAIDEETQTRITQPGMLTLVYSTEEEWNEYQQYLRYLMREGWVDRSVERGSVQPLQGVNGLKYVRVRVLPATG, from the coding sequence ATGCACACTTCTGAATCGACCGCTGGAGTGTCGCTGGAAACCCCCACGGCACAGAGTATTCAGCCACCCGAAAAATCGAGTCGAAATCAACTGGCAGGGACCCAGGGGCTACGCAAACTGGCGGCCCGGTTTCCAGAGGTGGCTGAGCTTCAGCAGCTTCAGGCTCTGGTGGAGCATACCGATTGGCTGAATTATTTTCAACGGTGTAGTCGGCTGCTGGTAGCCGTAATTGAGCCAACTACCCTGGTTTTGAGGTATGCCAATGATTATTTTTGCAGGCTGGTGGGGGTTGGAGGCGATCGCCCCTCTACTGAGAACCCTGGATTTCTGGGGGAAGATTTGGGGAATGTCCTGAATCACTTACTGACAGAGGCAGACAACGCAGCCGTGCAACGATTGTATCGCCGGCATCTGCTTCATCTCGTGTTGCGGGATGTTTACCAGGTTGAGCCTCAGGATTGCCGCTTGCTGGATGAACCAGTCATGCTGACGTTGCCCAGTCCTGTCTGTACAGGTCCTCGCCATGTCGAATGCTGGTTTCGGTCTGAACAACTGACGATTACCCGCTTAAATCCTGAGTTGGATGAATTTGCTGACCTGGGCTTGCCGCAGATGGGAGTTGAACAACTGGAGCGGCAATTGGCTGACCCCAACCAGGTGCGGCGGTTAGAGCAACGGTTAAATCTGGAGAACTATCAGGTAGAGGGATGGCTGCTGCTGGAAGGGGTAGATGTGACCGATCGCGAAATGATGCATCGAATTACCCAGCTACTGATCAATCAGGACTCGATCTTACAGGCAGAGAAGTTTCGGGAAGTGGATGGACAGTTGCGATCCCTCTTCCGTGCCCGTAATAGCGTTATTCTGTGCATTGAGGGCAATCAGACTCGTCTTTTCACAGGTTCAGTCAGTGAAGACCTGGACCATTCCACCTACTCCCTTGATGCGTTGCAAAACTCCCACTTTTTGCAAGCGGTTCAGACCAATCAGGTGCTTGCCGTTCCTGACCTGGCACAGGACTGCCACAGTGAACCGGGACAGAAGTTGCTGGCGTTGGGGGTGCGATCGCTGCTGCTGATTCCCCTGGTACCCCAGATGCCAGGCAGAGGAGCAGAGGGAGAGGGGCAAGTGGGGGAAAGGGGGGAATGGAGAGACGGGGAAAATCCCCCATCCAAAATCCCCCATCCAAAATCCAAAATATCCAACTCTTCCTATCCGGTGGTGGGAGTCGTTGCTTTGTTGAGCGATCGTCCCCATAACTTTGATGCATTGGACTGTCGTCATGCCGAACAACTCATCCCGGCATTTACAGCGGCCCTGACCGATGCTCAACGACAACTGATGCAGCGACGATTTATTACCAACATTCATCCCGCAGTGGAATGGCGGTTTCTTCAGGAGGCAGAACGCCGTAGTCTGGGATTGCCGCCGGAACCTATTGTTTTTACCGATGTCTACCCCCTGTATGGGATCTCAGACATCCGTGGGTCCTCCGATGAACGCAACCGGGCAATTCAGGCAGATTTATTGGAGCAGTTTCGGCTGGGACTGGCCGTGGTGGACGCTGCCTGTGCCGCTCAGGAGGTTGCTCTGGGGCAGCAACTGCGGCTTGACCTGCTGGAACAAATTCAGCGCCTGCAAGAATCCGTCACTGTCGATGCGGAGGTTTCTGGTATTCGTTACCTGCGAGACAACCTGGAGTCCTATTTCGACTATTTTTCTAGCTGTGGCGAGGCGGCGGTTGCTGCCATCAATGCCTACCGATCTGCCTGCGACAACGAGCACCAGTGTGTCTATCAGGCACGCACCAGCTATGACGAGATGATTGGCAAAATCAACAGCCTCCTGCGAGAAACCTGGGAGCGCTGGCAGGTAAAAATGCAGCAGATCACTCCCCACTATTGCGACCTGGAATCAACCGATGGCATTGATCACATGATCTATGCTGGAAAGTCTATCGACCCCCAATTCAGCACCTTTCAGCTTCGCAGCCTGCGCTATGAGCAATTACGGGCTGTCTGCGAATGCGCCCGCGCGGCAATGGGTTTACAGGAAAGATACAACACCAGTATGCAAGTCACCCACCTGGTGCTGGTGCAGGATTTAACCGTGGATATTTTTCATGACGAAACCACGGAGCGGTTGTTTGATGTGCGGGGCACCCGCGACACCCGCTATGAAATTGTCAAAAAGCGGATTGATAAGGCGATTGACGAAGAGACTCAGACGCGGATTACCCAACCAGGAATGCTGACACTGGTTTATTCCACAGAAGAAGAATGGAACGAGTATCAGCAATATCTGCGCTACCTGATGCGAGAGGGTTGGGTCGATCGCTCAGTTGAAAGGGGATCAGTTCAGCCACTTCAGGGAGTCAATGGCTTAAAATATGTTCGCGTCAGGGTGCTGCCCGCAACCGGATGA
- the pstS gene encoding phosphate ABC transporter substrate-binding protein PstS, whose product MGHVPRRQIYYTEVPVFTRFVSSRREFLVSLAAVALGIKACQPQTQTPQTTASPADASPVSLYGAGATFPSFLYLRWFSQFNQQHPNVQVSYQPVGSAAGIQQFIANTVDFGASEVTLTDAEIAQVNQGVVLLPTAAGSIAVVYNLPGVESGLKLSREVLPEIFLGRISRWNDPKIVELNPGVMLPDEKILLIHRSDGSGTTAAFTAHLSAISPEWKEKVGTGLNVAWVAGVGIKDNSGIAAQIQQAAGTIGYVEYAFAKQLGLAIATLQNKAGQYVPLTDDTVAKGLASITLSDDLRGSVADPDDANAYPIVTYSWILAYKRYSDPQKARALKEVIRWGLTEGQKLGPDLGYVPIPADIAQRSLTALDQIESS is encoded by the coding sequence ATGGGGCATGTCCCCCGACGGCAGATCTACTACACCGAGGTTCCTGTGTTTACCAGGTTTGTTTCTTCTCGACGAGAGTTTTTGGTTTCTCTAGCGGCTGTTGCTCTTGGCATTAAAGCCTGCCAGCCCCAAACCCAAACGCCTCAAACCACAGCCAGCCCTGCCGATGCTTCTCCGGTATCTCTGTATGGGGCAGGGGCTACCTTTCCATCCTTTCTCTACCTGCGCTGGTTCAGTCAGTTTAACCAGCAGCATCCCAATGTCCAGGTCAGCTATCAGCCAGTTGGGAGTGCTGCTGGGATTCAGCAATTTATTGCCAATACGGTGGACTTTGGAGCCAGTGAGGTAACCCTGACCGATGCAGAGATTGCCCAGGTCAACCAGGGAGTTGTGCTGTTACCGACGGCGGCTGGCAGTATTGCAGTTGTTTACAATCTGCCTGGGGTTGAAAGTGGGTTGAAGCTTTCTCGTGAAGTCCTTCCTGAGATTTTTCTGGGCAGAATCAGTCGATGGAATGACCCCAAAATTGTTGAATTGAATCCGGGTGTCATGCTACCGGATGAGAAGATTTTGCTGATCCATCGCTCTGATGGCAGTGGTACCACTGCGGCATTCACAGCGCATTTGAGTGCAATCAGCCCAGAGTGGAAGGAAAAGGTCGGTACGGGGTTGAATGTTGCCTGGGTTGCCGGAGTCGGCATTAAAGATAATTCCGGCATTGCTGCCCAAATTCAGCAGGCAGCAGGCACGATTGGCTATGTGGAGTATGCGTTTGCCAAGCAGTTGGGATTGGCGATCGCCACCCTGCAAAACAAGGCAGGGCAATACGTGCCTCTGACCGATGACACAGTTGCTAAAGGGTTGGCTTCCATTACCCTGTCCGATGATCTGCGCGGTTCCGTTGCGGATCCCGATGATGCCAATGCCTACCCCATCGTCACCTACAGTTGGATTCTGGCATACAAACGCTACAGTGACCCACAGAAAGCCAGGGCGCTGAAAGAGGTCATCCGCTGGGGCCTGACCGAGGGGCAAAAACTGGGTCCCGACCTGGGCTATGTACCCATACCGGCTGATATTGCCCAGCGATCGCTGACTGCCTTAGACCAGATTGAGAGTTCGTAA
- a CDS encoding N-acetylmannosamine-6-phosphate 2-epimerase — MSQISSDPIDSLKGGLIVSCQAPAGSPMHDPGVIAAMAEASVNQGAVGIRLDTPAHVAAVKQRVAVPIIGLWKQSIPGSEVYITPQFRHAVAIAQAGADIIAIDATLRQRPGGETMPSLIQQIHGELGKRVMADVDTLESAIAAAAAGADLVGTTLYGYTAATRQFSPPGFDLLTQMVETLKVPAICEGGIRSPAMAQQAINQGAYAVVVGTAITGIDLQVKAYCSAIKGKLAE, encoded by the coding sequence ATGTCCCAAATTTCTTCAGATCCCATTGATTCCCTCAAAGGGGGATTGATTGTCTCCTGCCAGGCTCCAGCAGGCTCACCAATGCATGACCCTGGGGTAATTGCAGCAATGGCAGAAGCGTCTGTCAACCAGGGTGCAGTGGGCATCCGGCTGGATACCCCCGCCCACGTAGCCGCCGTGAAGCAGCGGGTGGCGGTACCCATCATTGGGCTATGGAAGCAGTCGATCCCAGGGTCTGAGGTCTACATAACCCCTCAGTTTCGCCATGCCGTTGCGATCGCCCAGGCAGGTGCGGATATTATTGCGATCGATGCCACACTGCGGCAACGCCCCGGTGGGGAAACCATGCCATCCCTGATCCAGCAGATTCATGGGGAACTGGGGAAGCGGGTCATGGCAGACGTAGACACCCTGGAGTCCGCGATCGCGGCAGCGGCGGCTGGTGCTGACCTGGTGGGCACAACCCTCTACGGCTACACGGCTGCAACCCGACAATTTTCTCCCCCTGGGTTTGACCTTCTGACCCAGATGGTTGAAACCCTGAAAGTCCCTGCCATTTGCGAGGGAGGCATTCGTTCACCCGCTATGGCGCAACAGGCCATTAACCAGGGAGCCTATGCCGTCGTCGTGGGCACTGCAATTACCGGAATTGATCTTCAGGTCAAGGCCTATTGCTCTGCCATCAAGGGAAAATTAGCTGAGTAA
- a CDS encoding ABC transporter ATP-binding protein has translation MTAAKIRALNSVKEPGQEASPLIAVSSADSPAIAAKGIEMVYHSSAELAPVLHGIDLEIQRGDIQLLMGPSGSGKTTLLSILAGILTPTAGKVWLLGQEITSMSRDRLSQFRLDNIGFIFQGFNLFPALTAAENVEVALKVKGIKGAAVRREALELLEQVRLSEKANQLPRELSGGQKQRVAIARALAGNPQLIMADEPTASLDSHNGHAVIELLRQLAKESNRTVLIVTHDPRLIDVADRVVYLEDGLLRS, from the coding sequence ATGACTGCTGCCAAAATTAGAGCACTAAACAGCGTGAAAGAGCCAGGTCAGGAAGCTTCTCCCCTAATTGCTGTCAGTTCAGCAGACTCTCCTGCGATCGCAGCCAAGGGAATTGAGATGGTTTATCACTCCAGCGCAGAGCTTGCCCCTGTCCTCCACGGGATCGACCTGGAAATTCAGCGGGGAGACATCCAACTGTTGATGGGACCCTCCGGCTCCGGCAAGACAACACTACTGTCAATTCTGGCGGGAATTTTGACCCCAACGGCGGGCAAGGTCTGGCTCCTGGGGCAGGAAATTACCAGCATGTCTCGCGATCGCCTGTCTCAGTTTCGCCTGGACAACATTGGCTTTATCTTTCAGGGGTTTAATCTCTTCCCGGCTCTGACTGCGGCTGAAAATGTGGAAGTTGCACTCAAGGTAAAAGGTATAAAGGGTGCAGCAGTTCGACGGGAGGCACTGGAATTGTTAGAGCAGGTCAGGCTTTCGGAAAAGGCAAACCAGTTACCCAGGGAACTCTCGGGGGGACAAAAACAACGGGTGGCGATCGCCCGCGCCCTGGCAGGCAATCCCCAGCTCATCATGGCAGATGAACCCACCGCTTCTCTCGACTCCCACAATGGTCATGCGGTGATAGAGTTACTGCGCCAGTTAGCAAAAGAGTCAAACCGCACAGTGTTGATCGTGACCCACGATCCTCGCCTGATTGACGTGGCAGATCGGGTCGTTTATCTGGAAGATGGCTTGTTGCGCAGCTAG
- a CDS encoding FtsX-like permease family protein, with translation MASIARKNLFEDVPRFLVAQAGIMFAVSLITIQKGILDGFSHSTVRLIEQSTADLWVAHQSMEFFELTSALSVEQLLTVRGSNGKPGVKGVELAEALSIQGTRWRSPNGRIDNVRIFGFNPDGQLFGHVSMVEGQISSLRQPYTLITDRSNINVLGIDRVGETGEIASLPATIIGLSKDTQSMASSPYSFASLESANAYLFGGLSARVNCKVEAGDLRCLNEFESAPKSDSKTFEVKPPRKLNLSDPITYILIKVAPGQHLEEVRKNLEQALPGTRAYTTQEMADLTRTYWRERTGVGFILGLGAVVGFVVGVVVVSQILYSSVSDHLKEFGTLKAMGASDWVIYRVITEQALWMAVLGYLPSMVLCFGLGAWTVATRGIMILITPATAFGVFGITVIMCVGSALFAIQKVTHIDPAIVFKA, from the coding sequence ATGGCTTCGATCGCCCGTAAAAATTTGTTTGAGGATGTTCCTCGGTTCCTGGTTGCCCAGGCAGGCATTATGTTTGCCGTCAGCCTGATTACGATTCAGAAAGGGATTCTGGATGGGTTCAGCCATTCCACAGTTCGTCTGATTGAGCAATCCACTGCTGACCTCTGGGTTGCCCATCAATCGATGGAGTTTTTTGAACTTACCTCTGCGCTCTCGGTTGAGCAACTGCTGACGGTGCGTGGCAGCAACGGAAAGCCAGGGGTTAAGGGGGTCGAACTGGCTGAAGCATTGTCGATTCAGGGGACTCGCTGGCGTTCTCCCAACGGGCGGATTGACAACGTCCGGATTTTTGGGTTTAACCCGGATGGTCAGTTATTTGGTCATGTGAGCATGGTTGAGGGGCAGATCAGCAGCCTCAGACAACCCTATACCCTGATCACAGATCGCTCCAACATCAACGTCCTGGGAATTGATCGGGTGGGCGAAACGGGAGAAATTGCTTCTCTGCCCGCCACCATAATTGGGTTAAGCAAAGATACTCAATCAATGGCATCCAGTCCCTATTCGTTTGCCTCCCTGGAATCTGCCAATGCTTACTTGTTTGGGGGGCTTTCTGCCAGGGTTAACTGCAAAGTTGAGGCGGGTGACCTGCGCTGCCTGAATGAGTTTGAGTCTGCCCCAAAATCGGACTCTAAAACCTTTGAGGTGAAGCCACCCCGAAAACTGAACCTGTCAGATCCAATTACCTACATCCTGATTAAAGTGGCACCGGGTCAACATCTTGAGGAAGTGCGAAAAAATTTGGAACAGGCTTTACCCGGCACTCGCGCCTACACCACCCAGGAGATGGCTGATCTGACCCGTACCTACTGGCGAGAGCGCACAGGTGTAGGCTTTATTCTGGGATTAGGCGCAGTGGTTGGCTTTGTTGTGGGGGTGGTCGTTGTCAGTCAAATTCTTTATTCCTCTGTCTCAGATCACCTGAAGGAATTCGGCACCTTAAAAGCAATGGGTGCCTCTGATTGGGTGATCTACCGGGTTATTACGGAACAGGCATTGTGGATGGCAGTGCTTGGCTATCTGCCCAGTATGGTACTTTGTTTTGGGTTAGGTGCATGGACGGTGGCAACCAGGGGAATCATGATCCTGATTACCCCCGCAACGGCTTTTGGCGTCTTCGGGATTACGGTGATTATGTGTGTGGGTTCTGCCCTGTTCGCAATTCAAAAAGTCACCCATATTGATCCGGCAATCGTGTTCAAGGCCTGA